Below is a genomic region from Longimicrobium sp..
TGCGTGAGTGCGTTTGATTACGGACCGACGGCGGGCAGGGTTGCATCGAACGGACCGTGCCGCCGGGCACCGCGGAAAAGCTAGCGTCTTCGTGCCCGCGCTGCACACCCGCGCCGGGCGGGATGTGGAGCTTGCCGGGGAAGGGCGAATGGAATTCGCGGCAACAACGGCCCGAAGTCCGCCTTCGCGGACTCCCTCTCCGGCATCCGCGCGTTTCCCGGACGTCCTGTCACGCCGGGCTTTCGGATTGCGCCGGCGCCCGATGGCCGCGCCGAGACCCCGTCCCTCCCCAGGCAGTTTGGGGGGAGGGACAGGCGGCCCGGCGGCGCGACGGGAGTCGCGCCGGGCGAGCCAGGGAGAGGGCCCGCGGGGACGGAGCGCGCACCGCTGGCGATCGATGCGCCTCCCGCCGAAACACGAGTTCCCGCCGGCTGCTTGCCGCCCGCCGCTTCCCGCGCTAATCTGCGAAATCCTTCTCCCCGCACGCCGCGGCATCACCGCTCACCAGCCGCGGCGCGGGGCCGTCCCGTCCCATCCATCCCCCGAAACGGATGCCGCCATCCGTCTCCATCTCCGTATCCGTCAACGGCTCCGGGCACCAGCGCGAGGTGGAGCCGCGGCTGCTGCTGAGCGACTTCATCCGCCACGAGCTGGGGCTCACCGGCACGCACGTGGGGTGCGAGCACGGCGTCTGCGGCGCGTGCACCGTGCTGATGGACGGGCTGCCCGTGCGCAGCTGCCTGATCTTCGCCGCGCAGGCGGACGGGTGCGAGCTGCGGACCGTGGAGGGGCTGGCGGACGGGGATACGCTGCACCCGCTGCAGGAGGCCTTTCGCGACGCGCACGGGCTGCAGTGCGGCTTCTGCACGCCGGGGTTCCTGATGACGCTGATTCCCTTCCTGGCCGAGAACCCCGATCCCACCGAGGACGACGTCCGCCTGGCCATCTCCGGCAACCTCTGCCGCTGCACCGGCTACGCGAAGATCGTCGACGCCGTGCTCCTTGCGGCCGAGCGGGCGCGCGGCGCGTCGGCCGGCCTCCTCTCCATCGACCCCGATCCCCAGCCGGTGGAGGCCGTGTGAGCGCTTACGCGAGGCGAGATCCGGCGCCAGAGGCCAGCTCACGTGCGGAGCAGGCTGTAGATCCTTCGGCCTGCAAGGCCCTGTGCGGGTTCGGGTTCCGGCGTGGCCGGCCTCAGGATGACGTCATCGCGCGGCGCCTGAAGAGTCGCAGCGATGGCGACGCGCGAGTCCGCGAAGGCGGACTTCGGGCCGTTGTTGCCGCGAATTCATTCGCCCTCCCCTGTCGCGGCAGCGGGCTTCCGGATGAGCCCGGAACGGCCGCCGCGGGATCCCGCCCGGAGGCGGCACGATGAGCCACCGCTACGTCGGCCAGTCCATCGTCCGCAACGAGGACGCGCGGCTGCTCACGGGGCACGCGCTGTTCGTGGACGACGTGCGCCTGGAGGGGATGCTGCACGTGGCCTTCCTGCGCAGCGACTACGCGCACGCCGTGCTGAACTCGGTGGACGTCTCCGCCGCGCGCGAGCGGCCCGGCGTCGTCGCCGTCTACACCGCCGGGGACCTGGGCGACTACTGGAAGCCGGGCCCCCTCCTGGTCCCCCCGCCGCCCATCGAAGGCATCGTCTTCAACCAGGCGACGCAGGTGCCGCTCGCGAAGGACCGCGTGCGCCACGCCGGCGAGCCCATCGCCATGATCGTGGCGGAGAGCCGCTACATCGCCGAGGACGCGCTGGCCGACATCTTCGTGGACGCCGAGCCGCTGGAGGTGGTGGGCGACCTGGAGCGCGCGCTGGACCCGGACGCGCCCATCATCCACCCGCAGCTGGGGACGAACCTGGCCGCGCACGTCCGCCAGCGCCACGGCGACTACGACGAGGCCAGGCGCAGCGCCGCCGTGGTCGTTGCCCGCCGCTTCCACTACGACCGCGGGGCCAGCGCGGCCATCGAGAACCGCGCGGTCGCGGCCCGGTGGGACGAGCAGGCGCAGGAGATGACGATCTGGGACACCACGCAGGCGCCCATCCCCATCCGCAACGGGCTGGCGGCCATGCTGGGGCTGATGCAGAGCCAGGTGCGCGTGGTGGCGCCGTTCGTGGGCGGCGGCTTCGGGCCCAAGATCATGATGTTCTATCCCGAGGAAGTCCTCGTCCCCTGGGCGGCGATGCGGCTGGGGCGGCCCGT
It encodes:
- a CDS encoding (2Fe-2S)-binding protein, with product MPPSVSISVSVNGSGHQREVEPRLLLSDFIRHELGLTGTHVGCEHGVCGACTVLMDGLPVRSCLIFAAQADGCELRTVEGLADGDTLHPLQEAFRDAHGLQCGFCTPGFLMTLIPFLAENPDPTEDDVRLAISGNLCRCTGYAKIVDAVLLAAERARGASAGLLSIDPDPQPVEAV